AGCCCCTTGTCGGTGCCAAACCAGAGATTCCTTTTCTGATCCACAACGATACAGTTGATAAAGTTGCTCGGAAGACCATCGCCGTAATCGAAGGTCACCCAATTCTTCAGGCCATCGAACTGGGATACACCTTTGTCGGTTCCGATCCATTTGAAGCCCAGCCGGTCAACCGCGATGGCCCGGACGGAATTGCTGATAAGTCCGTCCCTTATGGTGAAGTTCTTTCTCCTCTTGTTTATGATGTTTACCCTGAAAAGCCCCTCCTGGCCTCCAACCCACAGGAATTTCCCGTCCAGTACGCTGGGGAAGATAAACACTCCGTTAGTGTTATCCCTCCACAGGCCACTCACAACTGTGTAGCTTGCGGTCCTGACTTTTTCGTGGTTCCCCGCCCGGTCCACGGCGAAAAACCTTACTGTGGCCTTGTCACGCAGAACCAGGGGAACGGTATATTTGGGGGATCTGTCGGTGGGTTCCGCACCATCCAGGGTATAACGGATAACCGCGTTCTTCTCACTCTTGAGCTCCAGAGTGATGGGGGGATTGTATTGACCCGGCGCTGGGTAGGCGATGGTGTTGGGAGGCTCGGAATCGATGATATATTCAGCCATCTGGATCTGTTCCCTGTTCCCGGTCTCATCCTCGGAGTAAAAGAATATTTTTCCGCTTTTGCTCAGCACGAAAGGCCCACCGTAAATGGAAAACTTCCCTTGCGCTCCCGTTCTGACGAATATCCTGCCGCCCTTCTCGGATTTAAGGGACACGCTCACGGGCCTGCTGTAAATTCCAGCCGGCGGATCCACGGTGGTTGACGGGGGCGTATGATCAAAGGTGTATTTTACGGATTTAACGACCTCTCTGTTTCCGGATTCGTCAGTTGCGAAAAACTTCAGAACAGTATCCCGGGTCACCGGCACAGGGTTTTCATATTCCGGCGAGGCCTCGCTCGGAGTGCTTGTGTCGGTGGTGTAGCGAATGACGGCATTATCCTCGGTCTTTAATACGACGCGGATAGGCCCTGCAAACACACCCCCACCGGGGTCGACGGAGGTGACCGGCGGGGTACGGTCCAGCACGTAGCGCTGACTGGCAGCATCACTCCGGTTGCCGACCTTATCCACGGCGAAGTACGATAAAATGGCATTTCCGGCTACGTTGATGGGGCCACGATATTTCAATGACTGCCGTGTCACCGGACTTCCGTCGAGTGTATAGAAAATATCCGCCGGCTCGGAGGTTTCCAGTTTGACCCGAATTCTTCCGGAATAGTTGCCGCCTTTCGGGCGAGGCGTCACAGTGGGAGGAGTGGTATCGATAACAAACGCGGCCGAGGCTATCTTACCCCGGTTGCCGGCCTCGTCCACCGCAAAATATTTCAGGACCATGGAACGGGTCAGCATTATGGCGCCATGGTAGATCGGTGACGAGGGACCAGGTTCACGTTCACCGGTCTCGTACCGGATCGCCCCCTTCTCATTTGATGACAGGGTAACGTTAATCGCGGCTCCATAGGTCCCCGGATGGGGTTTCACCTTAACCACGGGAGGTTTGGTGTCGATCACATATCGCTCCTCGCGGACAGTCTCCCTGTTCCCCGCCCCATCAACGGCAAAAAAACGCAGGACCCCACTGCGCTGGAAGGTGATGGGTTTCAAATAGGAGCGGGACCTCGAGGTAGGCCGGCCTCCATCGAGGGTGTAATGAATCCTGGCGCCCTTTTCACCAATGAGCGAAACGGTTACGGGACTGTTGAACAGTCCGCCGGACGGATCGGCGATGGTCACAGGCCTGGTATTGTCGACAAGGACATGGTAGACCTCCGTCCTGACCCCCTCCCTGTTTTCCGCCTTGTCCATGGAAAAGAATTTAATTGAGGCATCCCTCTTTATTGTGATGGGTTTACTGTAGACGGGCGAGTCGTCACCGGGGACGCTTCCGTCAACGGTGAATCGGGTGACGGCATCCTTTTCGCTGGTCAGGCGAACGGATATGGGATGGTTGTACTTTCCCCCCTTTGGACGGGCCATCGTAACGGGAGGCTCCGTATCCAGACGCACGTGAAAACCCGAGGTCTGTATTTCCGAACCGTTTCCCGCATGATCCCTGGCAAAATATCGTATCTTTGCGTCGTCCCGCAAGATGACGGGAACGAGGTAGGGCATAAGCGCCTGATCACCGATGGAATAGAACACGACGGCCCCCTCCTCGGTGGTAAAAACCACTGAGACAGCCTTGTTGTAGGTCCCCGGGGCAGGATGGATGGAAACAGTCGGCGGGGTTTTGTCAAACGGAAAAAATCGGACGGCGACAGCCACGACCGCAAGAATAATGGCCAGGAACAGAAAAACCTTGCCTCTCATTTTTCGGACCCGGACGCCTGGTTACTGCCATCGAAAAAATATCGGGCGTATTTTACATACCCTGATACATTGGTCATTCGAGGATCATCCCTCGTCTGAAGAAGGGCGATCTCCCCACGGACCATTGGCTTGATGAACTCAAAGAGGGCATCACCACCGCCGCCGGCCAGAAGAACCAGGTCCAGATCCCAATCATCTACCCATATTCTTTCCATGTCGTTAACAATCGCCGCAGCCAACCTGGAGAAAACATCCTCCTTGACCTTGGCGATGTCGTATTCTGCCCCCCGGACCTTGATGCTGCCCTCCCTGACGGTATCGTATAGACGATAGATCTCCACGTTAACACCGCTCATCTCCCGCAGGGATTCTCCGATAAACTGGAAAGCCTTGGCCATCCCCGTGTCGGTTGTTCTGCTTCCTCTCTCCGAATGTCTGAGCCCCTTGCAGACGGTAAAATCAGTGGTCTTGAAACCTATGTCGATTATTCCGATTTTCTGGCGTGCGGCGTCTCCCCGGAGCATGGTGCCGTCCTCACGAAAAAGGTAGTCTACCAGGCTTCCGTATGGCTGTGGAATTACCCTGACCCGGTTAATGGCCAGCGATATTTCCTTGCTTTCACCCCCGTCATGGACGATCAGGTCGTGTTCCCCCAAAAGCGTTTGGGAAATCTTTTCCTTAAACTCCATAAAGTATCCCACAGGCAGGCCCGTTACCACATTCAGGGGGACACGGCTGGGAGCAATCTGGGCCAGGCCGGCAAGCGCCAGCAAGCGGAACTGATTTGCAACCATCTGCGCCTGATCCAGAGTAAACTGACGCACCCTCGATTCGGATTCCGCCAATTCCCCGACAAAATAGGACTTTCCATCCAGGGTAATATGCCCCCCGGAGTGGGAGGATCCATTGAAAAACTCATCGTCAAGGGTGCGTGGTTGAGTCTCACCAATGATCGATTTAAAGA
This genomic stretch from bacterium BMS3Abin14 harbors:
- a CDS encoding two component regulator propeller, coding for MRGKVFLFLAIILAVVAVAVRFFPFDKTPPTVSIHPAPGTYNKAVSVVFTTEEGAVVFYSIGDQALMPYLVPVILRDDAKIRYFARDHAGNGSEIQTSGFHVRLDTEPPVTMARPKGGKYNHPISVRLTSEKDAVTRFTVDGSVPGDDSPVYSKPITIKRDASIKFFSMDKAENREGVRTEVYHVLVDNTRPVTIADPSGGLFNSPVTVSLIGEKGARIHYTLDGGRPTSRSRSYLKPITFQRSGVLRFFAVDGAGNRETVREERYVIDTKPPVVKVKPHPGTYGAAINVTLSSNEKGAIRYETGEREPGPSSPIYHGAIMLTRSMVLKYFAVDEAGNRGKIASAAFVIDTTPPTVTPRPKGGNYSGRIRVKLETSEPADIFYTLDGSPVTRQSLKYRGPINVAGNAILSYFAVDKVGNRSDAASQRYVLDRTPPVTSVDPGGGVFAGPIRVVLKTEDNAVIRYTTDTSTPSEASPEYENPVPVTRDTVLKFFATDESGNREVVKSVKYTFDHTPPSTTVDPPAGIYSRPVSVSLKSEKGGRIFVRTGAQGKFSIYGGPFVLSKSGKIFFYSEDETGNREQIQMAEYIIDSEPPNTIAYPAPGQYNPPITLELKSEKNAVIRYTLDGAEPTDRSPKYTVPLVLRDKATVRFFAVDRAGNHEKVRTASYTVVSGLWRDNTNGVFIFPSVLDGKFLWVGGQEGLFRVNIINKRRKNFTIRDGLISNSVRAIAVDRLGFKWIGTDKGVSQFDGLKNWVTFDYGDGLPSNFINCIVVDQKRNLWFGTDKGLARFDGNSFKVYTSRDGLPDNNVNALAIDANGVFWIGTDKGLASFHDKVIRVFTHVDGLPSDRVTAVAVDGRWNVWIGTGDSGIARYDGKKWVIFGPDQGFFGRSVPVIAVDLSDNKWFHTDKGVFKFDGNRFSVVKMPVYR